The following proteins are encoded in a genomic region of Oryzias latipes chromosome 17, ASM223467v1:
- the LOC105356118 gene encoding palmdelphin-like isoform X1, with translation MEESDLLQKRLQAITEKHRIQEDIRHKKLELDQMKLQFQQMKNFQKKTLRDQWLQQDLDHHQQQGRLQDPQQTKALQLSIYRTELEVASLEREEAMISTDESFILNRLKVVERSPEDIIKEVLSRLSPELLQVHNLTTDVPDVPRLPGNQHSKPNTPSKTLFAMITDSAPPEELNPLTGPDASDGGRRHLHGLHPQQWSRDYRCASDLSAMEVDQLMRCAAGQHQIKLQLHPNAVKNMADIKAHDCWHHEQKKAQDGTHVELEDQHLCLYCKSRGHSVLEDDTALFNADGVIQGRSRINQHRSSRVLPPGPPQQDAGTAARYSRPSLRDDIRGDIGGLHCCGSPLCHVNIETENNHRHCSCLYREPRTASPLYAEDGPYTILHTLESSEPVTAIFMGLQKTQDDGQHAEEFDGCLRAELVVIRDDHSEDTNEPIPAKNPAPENREQAGAGDKWSERQVKHTSVRKLQKKKQSCCSVC, from the exons ATGGAGGAGAGTGACCTGCTGCAGAAAAGACTTCAGGCCATCACC GAGAAGCATCGAATACAAGAGGACATTCGACACAAGAAACTGGAACTTGATCAAATGAAACTCCAGTTTCAGCAGATGAAG AACTTTCAGAAGAAAACCCTGAGAGATCAGTGGTTGCAGCAGGACCTGGACCACCACCAGCAACAGGGACGGCTGCAGGACCCCCAGCAGACCAAAGCTCTGCAGCTCAGCATCTACAG AACTGAGCTGGAGGTGGCATCTTTGGAGAGAGAGGAGGCCATGATTTCAACCGATGAGAGCTTTATCCTGAACAGACTGAAGGTAGTGGAGAGAAGTCCAGAAGACATCATTAAG GAGGTGCTCAGCAGACTCAGTCCtg AGTTATTGCAGGTCCATAATCTGACCACTGATGTCCCAGATGTCCCAAGGTTACCAGGAAACCAACACTCGAAACCAAACACACCAAGCAAGA CTCTGTTTGCCATGATTACCGATTCTGCCCCACCTGAAGAGTTAAACCCTCTCACCGGGCCAGACGCCTCTGATGGAGGACGAAGGCACCTTCATGGTCTCCATCCTCAACAG tgGTCACGGGACTATAGATGTGCTTCTGATTTGTCAGCTATGGAAGTGGACCAGCTGATGAGATGTGCTGCAGGGCAGCACCAGATAAAACTCCAACTCCATCCAAATGCCGTTAAAAACATGGCAGACATCAAAGCTCATGACTGCTGGCATCACGAGCAAAAGAAGGCTCAGGATGGGACCCATGTGGAGCTGGAGGATCAGCATCTATGTTTGTACTGTAAGAGCAGAGGCCACAGCGTCCTCGAGGATGACACAGCTCTGTTCAATGCCGACGGCGTGATCCAAGGCCGCAGTCGGATAAACCAGCACAGGTCCAGCAGAGTTCTACCTCCAGGACCGCCTCAGCAGGATGCTGGCACAGCTGCCAGATACAGCAGGCCTTCTTTAAGGGATGACATCCGAGGGGACATTGGTGGTCTTCACTGCTGCGGCTCGCCGCTCTGCCATGTTAACATTGAGACAGAGAACAACCACAGACACTGCTCCTGTCTTTACAGAGAGCCTAGAACAGCATCCCCTCTCTACGCAGAAGACGGTCCTTACACCATTCTCCACACTCTGGAAAGCTCTGAGCCAGTCACAGCCATCTTTATGGGACTCCAGAAAACCCAGGATGACGGCCAACACGCTGAAGAGTTTGACGGCTGTCTTCGGGCTGAGCTGGTCGTCATTAGGGATGACCACTCTGAAGACACAAATGAACCCATTCCCGCCAAAAATCCAGCTCCTGAAAACAGAGAACAGGCAGGAGCTGGAGACAAATGGTCAGAGAGGCAAGTGAAGCACACGAGTGTCAGAAAActccagaaaaagaaacagtccTGCTGCAGTGTCTGCTAA
- the LOC105356118 gene encoding palmdelphin-like isoform X2 gives MEESDLLQKRLQAITEKHRIQEDIRHKKLELDQMKLQFQQMKNFQKKTLRDQWLQQDLDHHQQQGRLQDPQQTKALQLSIYRTELEVASLEREEAMISTDESFILNRLKVVERSPEDIIKEVLSRLSPELLQVHNLTTDVPDVPRLPGNQHSKPNTPSKTLFAMITDSAPPEELNPLTGPDASDGGRRHLHGLHPQQLWKWTS, from the exons ATGGAGGAGAGTGACCTGCTGCAGAAAAGACTTCAGGCCATCACC GAGAAGCATCGAATACAAGAGGACATTCGACACAAGAAACTGGAACTTGATCAAATGAAACTCCAGTTTCAGCAGATGAAG AACTTTCAGAAGAAAACCCTGAGAGATCAGTGGTTGCAGCAGGACCTGGACCACCACCAGCAACAGGGACGGCTGCAGGACCCCCAGCAGACCAAAGCTCTGCAGCTCAGCATCTACAG AACTGAGCTGGAGGTGGCATCTTTGGAGAGAGAGGAGGCCATGATTTCAACCGATGAGAGCTTTATCCTGAACAGACTGAAGGTAGTGGAGAGAAGTCCAGAAGACATCATTAAG GAGGTGCTCAGCAGACTCAGTCCtg AGTTATTGCAGGTCCATAATCTGACCACTGATGTCCCAGATGTCCCAAGGTTACCAGGAAACCAACACTCGAAACCAAACACACCAAGCAAGA CTCTGTTTGCCATGATTACCGATTCTGCCCCACCTGAAGAGTTAAACCCTCTCACCGGGCCAGACGCCTCTGATGGAGGACGAAGGCACCTTCATGGTCTCCATCCTCAACAG CTATGGAAGTGGACCAGCTGA